Below is a window of Eretmochelys imbricata isolate rEreImb1 chromosome 22, rEreImb1.hap1, whole genome shotgun sequence DNA.
TtgttatttggaaaaaaatccatttcctcCCTCACTTATTGCTGACATATGAGACTGGATTTGGGTGTTTTAATTGCAACATTCAAATAGCTCAAGGGCCAGTGCAGCGTGTAAGGACAACGGGTCCCTGCTTTATTTCAGGTCCCTGAATCTTCATCCATTGCTCTGGAGAAAAAAAGAACCTCAAACTTTAGTTCTTGGGAGGTGAAATCTCAGAGACTGGTTCAAAgtacattgaaatgaatgggagtctttttagtgacttaaatgggctttgggGCAGTTTGCTTTTAACTTCCTCCATCAAGGTTTTTGGTCAAGCGGGGGCTGTCTGAGCAACCAGCAGCATCCACGACACCATGGCATTCCTGATTCAAAAGCAGAGAGTGATGAGCTGGAGTCAGCAGTCCCGTCCACTCCCAGGACTTAGGGAACTCCGGTGAGGTAACACGAAGCCACTCAGATTTCAGATAGTTGTCTGGGAGCCTGAGAGAACCACAGGGTCAGGTCTGTGGCCAGCCACCTCAATAAAGAATCCACCTTCTATTGTCTGCAGCCAAATCCGCCCCGCTCTCTGTGATGAGAGAAATGAGCGGGGGGGGGTCTCCTGCCACCCTCTGAAGGCTGGGAACCCTGACTGGTGCATGCAACATTTCATTGCAGTTCTGGGACAGGGTCCGTGGAATGTTCACAATGTacagaaaaattgtttttaatcatAGCACGGAGAAGgcgtgtatatgtgtgtgtgtgtagacaagccacaGATTTTTGAGGGCCTTCACTTTTGTGTGCATGTGAacaccttgggcctgattttcaaaggcgccACTGAGCActgtctgctcccactgacaacattttgaaaatcgGGCCCATCGTGGGATCCCAAAAATCCATGGCTACCTTGTAAACATCTGGCCCCGAGGACTGGGCAGGGCGCTCAGCCTTACCCCAAAAGCATGAGAGGGTTTAGAGAGGGAGAAGCCTGCCCTGATCAAACGTATCAGGCCCAATCCAGCCTGGGTGAAAATCAAATGACTTTGATGGAGCTGCTCCCCCTTCTACCAGGACTTCTGTCCCTCCCTGGGCAGAGCCAGTTCACTGAACTCGGTTTCCCTCCTGCTCTCATAAACCCCTGTGTTTAAAATGacacccccagcccaggtacTCTCACAGCAGTGTCACAGTGCACAGCAGTGGGCTTAGCAATCTCCTGTcaccagtggggtggggggggtggagggatgtgtgtgtgtgtgtttacacccACAGAGATACACACACTGAAGTGCCCCATGCTGATAGCTGCACAATGGACTGACCCAAAGATGCCTACGCTCGGATGCGGACACTAGCCTATGCCCGGATGCACGCAACTCTCCACACCAGCAAAGAAGTGCATCCCCAGATAATATACACCAGCACACACGTCGACACGGACTTATGCCTGCGTGTACTCCAGCAGGCATACGTCCTGCCTCTAGGGGCTTGTCTTCCCTGTAGATTTAACTTGAGCGTTGCCCCTAACTCgagtcctgtccacacacaaaaccccctaAACTCGAATACAGTGGCGCTTCTAATGTGAGCTGGCTGGCCTGTCGGTGGGGGACAGGCTGCAGCTAAAGTGAGCACAATGCCTCAGCTGCTAACACAGCCATGCTGTGCGGCTGGAGGGTTATGTCCCAGGTCTACACTCAGAAGTTAGGCCAAGCCGGCTGTGTCTGAAAAACGCACGCTCCTGAGTGACCCACCGCACGGCCCAGACAGTGCTAGCAACAGCAGTGGAAGAATCCCTCCTGTCCCCATAGGTcacgggttctcaaacttttgtgctggtgacccctttcacaaagcaagcctctgagcgcagccccccgcccctgaTAAATTAACCACGTATATttagcaccattataaatgctggaggcaaagcggggtttggggtggaggctgacagctcgcgaccccccccatgtaataactttgtgaccccctgagaggtcccgacccccagtttgagaacccctgccctagtggGTGTCTTCACACTGAGGTGCGAGGGCAGCACTGCtgtagcgtttcaagtgtagacaaccCCTCAGAGCAGCCACCCTCTCTGACGCTAGGCTAGCTGGAGAGGAGCTCTGCAGTGGAGACATGCACGTGAGCCCCAGCACGCCCACCTCAGCCAGTCAGGCTTTTGTCTGACAGTCCCTGCTAGTTTCCTTTCCCCTCAATAACTCCCGTCATCATttgccccagccccatccacccaaacacctccctctcccccagtcccCCCCATTCCTTCTGTCGTCTctgcccccttttctctctccagctctcaGCAACCAAACCTGACCCCCGCATCCTTCAACGGCCGCCGCACCTATAACCCCTCGGAGCTGCTAACTCATGGCATGCCTATCCTCAGCACCACCACCTGCCTCAACATGGCAGGGGACCTGATTCAGTGGAATCCCAGGCCACCCCCAACCTGATTCTGAAACCTCTGCTTCCTGCTGGGTTACCCCAGagaccatcctccctccctccctcttacCCGTGTGCACAGAATCCAGATTCACCATCCTGCTGGTGGGACAGAATCCACAGCGCGCCCAgcctcctgcagccagccccacactgGCCTGTGGGGCTGCCAGTTTGCCCCCACCTCTGAAGCCGGGCTCAAGTCAGCTCCAAAGCACCTACACCTGCATTGCCCGGCGACACACTGAGCCAGGTGAGCATGCTGTGCCTTTGTGGCCAcgcccccccgccctcctgcttGGCAGCATGCTGCTGCTCCGAGGTCCTGGCATGCAGCCCATGCAAAACGCCAGGATTTGCATATTAGTAACTCTGGAACTGTTGAACCCCTGCAGCACTAAACAGGGAGTGGGGTGCTCGGGAAAAGGAGGCAGCCGTCTCTATGTGCTCAGCGCCGCGTCCACATCTCGGAGCACCTGCCTCCCTTCCACTGCCAAGCCTGCAAAAGAAGGGGCTTTGCTGAGACTTCGCCATCAGAGAGCCCTAGATCCCCGTAGGAAATGAGGTGGGCTCCCGCATACCTCAGTGCAGACAAGAAAGGCCAGGACACCTGCCTGGGCTTGCTGGCTGGAAGCCATCAAAGGCCCGAGAGCCAGCATTCTGCCTATACTGCTGCTCAGCCCTTAGATAAGGTTTTTGATCTTCTAAGCCCTGAACAGACGTTGGTCCCCACTCCATTGGATCCAGGGGGCTGCAGTCCTGTACCCCATGGGGATCCGTGTGAGCATGGGGTCCTCCCAGGCGGACCCGATTGCCCGACCAGGGTAATTAAATTAACCCTGCAGAACCAGGGTAATTAACGCGTGAACCTGCATGATACCCATCTGTACAATGGCGAAAGGGGGACACAGAGAGACGAGGTGACTTTCCCAAAGAGCTGAGGTGGAGTCATGGTCAGAACTTAGGAATTCCTGTCTGCCAGACCTGTGCTCTGTCCAGTAGGCCTTGCTGCCTCTCTATGAGGCCAATAcccttcttcctgcccccgccTCCCCATCCACGGAGGTACTTACACCAGGAGAGCGGAAAGATAGAACCACATTAGTTGGGTGACCTCACAAGGCCCAGATCCTTCTCTTGCCGACACCAGATCCCCGCTGATGTGACACCATTGACTCAAGCGGAGTCACTCCGCATTTAAGTTGGATCACAGAGCAGAATCAGGACCCTGATGGGTGCCAGCCCACACAGAACACAATCACTCGGCAACCTGGGTGGGCCCACAACACTCATCGAGATTTCACACACTCCCCTCAGTGTCTGTTAAAGGACCACAGCAGGCTTAGAGGGTCACCCGCTCAGCTCTCAAATTTGGGATTTCAGGGAGCTGGGAGTCCCGCCATGAAGCCACCCTGAACTCCACTTCCGGGCAAGCctatactacaaaattaagtcatgTCAATGTACAGCCACCGCCATCACTGAATCGGTTTTACACGTCCACACTACGCTCCTTGTGTCGGCGgcgcatgtcctcaccaggagagcttgcaccgatttaactgCCAGCGCGGGGCATCGTGGGATGGTTTCTAAAAGGCAGCAAGAGTtgatgtaagcaacgcagtgtctacacggaCGCTGCGTCGACCTAACCACATTGACCTAAGTGCCatgcctctcgcggaggtggcGTTCTTAAGTCGGTGTAAAGAGCGAGTGACATTGGCGGGAGCGACATTTTAGCATAGACCCTTACAGTTAGGCTGACAAAAAGTGCCATATGTCGATCTCACTCTGGAGTGTAGAGCGCCCTCAGAGTGATATTTGCTCCCAGAATTGTCTGTGGTCTCCTCTCCTTTCCACCCACGCTGGCACCACTCCCTAACCTAGGTCTTCTGATCTAAGTGCTCTCACTCTTTTTTGTAGCTGAATGTCTGAGCTCAGATCTGACCAGGCCTCATACCGGGAATCCATCCTGAAAAGTGTTTACGAGCTCTCAGGAGCTGCCAGGTGCAAGCTATCACACATTCATTTCTCTCTCCTAGACCACATTCTGGAGCACTCTGCTTTCCCACTCCACACTTCCTGCTCCCTGGAAATACAGGTTTCTTCTGGGGATAGGCGGGATCATTTTGCCCAACCGCCAAGCCCCCTGGGTTTGAGAGCCTGAGTCAGATTCTCCAGCTGGGAGAAACCGGGGAAAGAATGGGACGGTGCGGGAATCCCTAGCGGAGGAGAGAAACAGCCAACAGAGAGAAAAACAGGGCAGAGAGATGAAGGGTGAaaagcagaggggaagtcagggtgggggaggatggaagaattctatgaaccttttcaaagctgggggggctgaagggaggcttaaatccatatttaggtactcATGGGCCAATTTCAAAGGGGAGGAAcccttcctgctcccattagTTAGGATGGGAGCTTTGCCCACATCAGAGAGGGCAAGATCAGGCTGCTCCATTGCTATCAGGGACGCCAATACAACATATGTGACTCACCCCCACATCTCAGCCGACACCAGGGACCTCCTGAACTAAAAGCACCAGTCCCTACAGCTGGGAGTTGCTCCCGACTTGTATTCTGtgtggattgggcacagaggGGGACACCGCACATGCTGACCAATGGGTTACACATGCAGCCTTCCCCCACTTGATACCAAGAGTTTTTGTCAGGAGCTCCCCGCTGCTGGACACCCAGCCATTAGCTCCTAAGGGGTGGGCTCAGTTCTGACGCTCTCTTCCTCGATCCTTTACTCCATAtgcatgcagccacctctggggctgaACGCAGCACCAGAATACAGTCTAACTCGAATGTTaccaccacatgcttctagctgGACTTACTCcaatttcatttttcattatgAAAAAACTCCATTTTCTACTAGAAAAGGATAGCTTTTCTATAGTATTTCATAGCCTTTCCACaccattaaattaaaaattatatccctgctatagaattctacAGGATAATTACAAAAATACTCAGACTAGATGGTAATAATAGTTCCCTCTGACTTTAAAAccatatgattctatgaagaagaGCGTGGATATAATTCCTTTTCCTTATTCAGGCAGTTAGAATGATTTCTAGTTGGTTTCACCCTTAGTAAAGTCCATGGCCAACACTGTCAGAAGTAGCCAGTGAtttttggtgcctcagtttcccagggCCCAAACTTGAGATGCTGATTTTAAGAGCTGCTGAGCACTAGTAGTTCTTATTAATTTCAGGTGGAGTTGTGATGCGTAGCACTGCTGAAAGTCAAGATGCAAGCTGGGCCCTCAACTCCCTACCCAAGCGGGAGCAAGTGAGAGCAATGGCCACTTTGGAAAGTTTGGAACCTTCTTGAACTTGTCTgcatgaacatttagtttgtggcaagctagGTGTGAATCTACCGCACATTGTATGGACCCTGCCACACTAAAAGGCCCCTAGTGGTTTTAacctactcccatttcaaagtgaGATTGGATTAGTTTAAACTATTGCAACCTAACCTTTGCCATGTAATGTGCTTAATAGTTTATATTATCCGCTCGTGACCCTAATAAAAAACACTCTTTAAAAGAACATGTGTCGATTTTGGGTAaaacagggcaggggaaagcactGGGTGAATTACATTTGCATTAAATTAAGAGCTTTGTGAACGACCTATCCACACTCATCATTACTTGTGCttttttctctccacccaccAACATCTATACCTCCTTTGGATAAACCCCCTGGGATAACACTTGGTTTACAGAGCATGGCCTTTCACACAGGACCTTAAACCCAAGCCCCCAGGTCAGATTTGCATGAACGTTAAAGATATCCTGATGCTTTTCCTGAGAGCATGGATTTATCCTATTATTCTGAGCCAAAATGTTCTTACACAGCGTGCGGTGTGCCAGCTGCCTTTCAGTAATGTTGGCTGTACAGTACTttgtaaagaaaatatttgtgcCAAATGAAATTTATTCCTCTACTGGATGTATTATTCCCATTCTTATGGAAGTAGCACGAGATCTTGCAAAGATTGGTAAGTATCTTTTTAATTTGGAAAGTGAAGAGAAAAAAAGTCTTTAGTGCATGGGGTTTACTGACTGAATTCTCTTAACTGGGAAATTTATTACCAGAAACGTTCTCCCCAGCTGAAAAAGAGTCTTCCTTCAGCGGCACAAATGTTTTCCTAATTCTCAATGCACAAAGCAAAAGaagtgttggggaaattcaggccAGCAGCACACTCTTGTGGAGACTTCCAAAACCACACTGCAAGCCCCTTGCTCCTCTTGTCTAACTAAACGAGACAGCAAAAGCCTTTAGGTAAACCAGCGAGTCAGCTTCCCAAGCTGGGAGGTGAACAGATTTCAggggagctatgctaatttaccagagctgaggatgtggcctcTGCTGGTTTCCACCCCCTGGAGCATAGCAGTGCAGGAAGACTTCCAAGCAGCTCTTTTGGAAGATCTAATGGTCTCTGGGTACATAGCCCGCCTCAGGGGACAGCCCAAACTTTTGTTAACAGAGGGGACGGCATAGATTCCTGAAACCCCATCGATTCCAGATCAGAACACAGGGCAGACAAATACATTGTAGAAACCAAAGTGGTTTAAAGTCAGTTTCCTTCTTCACTTACCTACCAAGCCCCAGCACTAAGGCCCACCAGAGGGTGGTGAAAGCAGCTGTGTGCCTTGCTGCAGGAATTGAGACGGTCATTGACTGTGGTACAGCAGCCTGAGGGCCTGAACGCCAGCCTCAGGCAGATAAAGGCCTTTCAGATCCTGGCAGAGTGGATGGGGTGTCCCTGTATTTGGCCAGGGAGCTGTGATCTCACACAGTTATGGGGGAAGCACTCACCCGTAAGTGCAGCCCACTGATCCCTCACACACTCAGTCAGTAGCACGGCTGGGTGCTTTGCAGCTCTGGATCATCAGTCGAAGCCTGGGCCACTGGTCTGGAGAGGGAAAGACTGAGCAGCACAGGGATCTCCAACAGGAGGGAGAATTTCTCTCCAGCAAGATCAGAGAGTGAGTCCATCATCCAGTGACGGCCAGGCagcacacccccccacccccaccccccacggggCATGACCCTTCAGAGCAGTGAGGGGCAAGATGGTGGAAGAGATGGCAGCAGAGGGGCCACAATGCCCACCTGGGGAAATGTGTGGTTAGATACCCTGGTGATAGGTGTTCTAGGAACACCTTAGAGAGACAACCCCCGTGCTGCAGAGTGGTCTGGTGCCCACTGATGTGAGCGTGGTGCCCATGGCTCCCCAGGAGGGGACATAACGGCAGAGACTGTCCCAGTGCTCCTGCCGCCCTGTGGGATTTAACTCTATTGCACCATGTCTGAAAATCCCCCCGGTGTCCCTGAGGGATAGAACAGCAGAACCATGTAGGTTTCCTGGCCCACCCGTGGTAGGTGAGGAACTGGCAGCCCCAGCCAAGTGCATGGCTTAAATTCCCTTCAGAATGGAGGGAGACAATCCTCGGATGACCCTGTAGAATGAAGGGCAGGACCTCAGGAAGCAGAGAATGGAAACCCAAAGGTGGAAGAGGGAAAGGTTGGCCATTCAGATGGACTGTGGCGGAAGACAAGGGATGGGGCAGACACACAGAGTGATTTGCCCTGAGGCCCCAGATTCCAGGCAGCTGAGCTACTGCCCAGCCTCTCTGAGAAGATAAAGGATTGTTCTTAGCCTGCCTTCCTCCAGAGGGAAGCAGCCGCCCAAACTTCTCCCTGCACCAGTCATGGGATTGTGGTGCTTTGAGATGGGAAAGGCCTATtaagccagagccttcaccccacACTGGCCATAACAACAATAGACTGGACTCAGCTGTAATGAATATAAAGGATTCTTTATTGAGGCTGCTGGACCCAGGCAGACCCTGGGGTTcctctctagcacccagacagcTGCCTAGTGTCATCATACCAGGTCTCCCTGAATCCTGGCCTGGATTCAGCAATCATGGAAGGGACTGCTGACTGTACGGATGGAAATTGGCTCTAATTCTACCTCTGATACCACTGGAGTTTCACCATAAGGAAACAGCCCTGAATCCAATGGAACCAGACAACAGGAGGAGGCTGAGAGTGGGTTGTGGAGACACTTTGATGCTAGAGACGcatcaaaaaatccatttatctatcttacaaatgataaataatttgctttaaaaatcttttcaagtttctttctctctcttttttttttttgttggttttactTCTTGTGGCAATAtttttttaacccccccccccattcccattAAGAGATTGATATAAAAATAGTTCTATgagcaaattaaaaagaaaaaaacccctcaaaatagcttttttttttggtctgaaaCGCCTGGATTTTAGGCAAAAAGGCACATGGTGGAGGGTGCGGAGCAGGAGGGGTTAGGGTTAAAAATTGCAGCTGCTCTAGAGTGCGTGCGAACCCTATCAATATTTCCCCCTCATGCTCCAGCCCTAGGGAGGGCAGAATACAGTAAGAATAACTCAGGGAGCGCCTTTCAGCTGAAGATCTTCGAATACGTTACATAGGAGCCAGTCTCATCATCCTCCCCACTCTTACAGCGAGGGGAACAAAGGCAGTGCCGTGGCGTGACTCACCCCAAGCTCACACAGTGGTTTCGGCagcagaggtgggaacagaatCCAAGAGTCTCTCCATCCCCAGAGATCAGCACcacgtcccgtcccccccccgcaAAGTCTGGGGGCAAACCCAGCCTAGGATCTTCTCTCCCCATCACAATCACAGTCTTGCAGGGGTGGGCAGAAATGTGTGGACGTGTCTTTCTTAATAGGAAGCGAGTGGGACGCAGGACCCTAGTCCCCGGCAGGGATGGGTCATGAGAACAAGCCAAACCAGAGACTACTTAGAGCCCTTCAATTTTCAGGGGCTGAGGTGGGGTTTACAGCAACTCCTGCTACGTATGATTCCCTCCCCCAGGCAACATCCAATGTGAAACTCGGACTGACCACAGCAGGGCTCCGGATTTGTGGGCCTCGGACCACCCCTTGCTGGGGTGTGACCCCACAAACCATCTGGCCCCTTTTGGTGGCCAATACTGCTCTGGTGTCGCTGGAAGGtcgaagaggcagggaaggggtcgGAGCTCCACCCCCTCCGGTGGCTGGTGTGTTTTTAAGACAAAGCACCAGGGTCACATTTTGGTGGTTGAGAGGCTACAGTTAAAATGGCTCCCCGCTTGAAGAGGCTCCGTCCTGGCACCGACACCCCAGCTAGTCCGtctcctccccagagctgggcaaACTTGCTAGATCAAAACGAACCTCTTCCCACCCACGAaagctcctcccccctgcccccttctgggCCCATATTGCCATAGGTGAGTGATGCCCATAGGAGCTGGGCAGGGCACTCTTAATACATGGCACGGTGAGCCAGTTTTCACAGTGTGAGGCAGCATTAGGGGGCCCAGAGGAGTGGGAAGGAAAGAGGCATACACAAATCCTTCATGGCACAAGGCACCTCCATGGCCCAACTCCCCCTCCAGGCAGCCAGCTCCACCCAGAGTGTCACAGCGGGAGGCAGAAGAGATGCCACGTGGAAAGGCCTGGCCGGGGCCCGCTAGGTCTCCTCATCCCATAGGCACAGCTGCTTCTGCGGCACGTAATAGTCAAAGCTGTAGCCCTTCTGGCAGCTGCGGATGCCGCACTTGTAGGAGGAGACCTTGCCACTGGCATCGCGGCTCTTGCAGTATTTGAGCATGCACGGGTACCACTCGATGCTCAGTGAGTAGCTGCAGATGCAGGGCTTCCAGCGGTCCAAGCACTGCTTGCAGCGCTGCAGGTCGGGCAGGTCGGCCGACTGGGGCAAGACTTCGAACATGGAGCCATCCACCcctgggggaggaaagggagagaCACACACCTGGCTTAGGATGCTGCCTCCTGCTATGGTGCATCGGAGGAGAATCATTAGGAGACTGGCCCATGCAGAAGCAGGCAGGCTAGGTGGCTCGGGGGGCTGGGAATAGGCTATAGGCCTTCTCCCCTGTAAGGCACCAGTTCAGATCTGGCCCAGGTTATAGGTAGTGACTGAAAGAGACAGGCTGTTCAGTAAGCCCCTCTCTGACACGAGGTTTGTGGGGGCTCAGCCCAGTTCCCATTGGACAGGTGTCCAAATCACAGAAGCTACCCCTTTAATTAGCACTAATTGCCTTCCCTGCACTTGGCTTATGGCCTCGGCATAAATCACTGAATGTTCTTCTCGTGCCCAGGGGACAAGATCTGATAACTGTGCCCAGGCAGGTTTAGGATGTGGAACTAGGTAGGGCCGTGGGAGGAGCAGGGTCTCACACTAGGGAGATGTGGCCCCAGAAAATAACATGCTCAGCTTGGATTCATTAGAAGAGCAGCATGTGAAAAACAGATGTGTAGCAAATTAACCACTAGTCCTCCCCCAGGCAGTGTGCAAGGGATCTGTGTGCACCCAGTTATCCACTGGCATGCAAAGGATCTGTGTGCACCAAGACTCCAGCTGCATGTGAAAGGGATTGACATGAACCAGATTATCCACCAACAATGCAGAGAGGGAGATCGTAGTGGCTTGCAGACCAGGTTGCCGTTTGAGCATTAGCGGGCCCAGTGCCGAAGGAGATTCTTACCTTTCTCCAGCCAGAATTTAACGTCTTCTTCTCGGGTGTAAATAGCTTCTTTGGCCTCTGTGCAGACATTGTGAATGTGGGGGCTCAGCTGGGCCCCTTTGCTGAAGTTGACTGCTACGTCCATGTTGAGATGTTCCAGCCCACGCACCTCCTCCGCCTGCCGCACCGTCTTGGGGTTTTTCTGGCGAGGAGAAAGTTACTTCGAATCTAATTCCTGCTGCATTATGGGTAACAAGTATTGTCAGcgtcttcttcccctcccccccagattaGCTCTTTTGGGACATCAGTATTTTATGCAAACCTAAGAAAAGGCATGCGGCTGGCCTGTCTTGTGCTGGGATTCCCAGCTGACCTCCAAGCTAcgccagggctgggcctgcccggCACTTGAATGAGACTCCAGAGAAATTCCAGGGGCTGCTGGAAGTGTTGGCAATTCAGTAGGTGGCGCTCTTCTCCATGAGATGGCATTGAATAGACACCTCAGTAAGGAGCATGGGGGGTGCTGCCTATTT
It encodes the following:
- the OAF gene encoding out at first protein homolog, encoding MRSQGCGLPALLLLLRLLPLAPGPLPGRAGPGALSELRVRVRLPDGQVTEESLQADSGADCISLELRKGDGTLITLTADFRQEVKIFRALILGELERGQSQFQALCFVTRLHRNEIIPSESMAKLRQKNPKTVRQAEEVRGLEHLNMDVAVNFSKGAQLSPHIHNVCTEAKEAIYTREEDVKFWLEKGVDGSMFEVLPQSADLPDLQRCKQCLDRWKPCICSYSLSIEWYPCMLKYCKSRDASGKVSSYKCGIRSCQKGYSFDYYVPQKQLCLWDEET